A stretch of the Gossypium hirsutum isolate 1008001.06 chromosome D07, Gossypium_hirsutum_v2.1, whole genome shotgun sequence genome encodes the following:
- the LOC107953528 gene encoding protein IQ-DOMAIN 31 isoform X1 encodes MGKSPGKWIKTVLFGKKPSKSSYPKGREKVANDSQVLVAARASESDLAVAPPFSSQLNPHTTERDERRLELENKETANISHDDETSLPMSQDIDSQKFTLQDSPSNPERIKQEQSATLVQAAFRGYLARRAFWALKGIIRLQALIRGHLVTRQAISTLCCMMGIVKLQARVRGHLVRHSDCVHELQKKCNQINLLESKLVVSLGFNMPSHIGKLSAHAFVRKLIASSPTVMPLRLRYDVGEPNSVWIWLERWSASCFWKPVPQPKKTSNTKFEKKRVNGQTVEMDTGRAKRSVRRIPPANMDTSVQATSEFDKPKCNPRKISGHPAEPVQENPQNELEKVKRNLRKVHNPVVEHSLQSEFEFEKLKSLEKVSSTPDLDMVEESLNRSAEKTSKEAAMTANNSANKMKKETALTVNSSVEKRKKEMAVAVNSSTEKMSREMTTVNISAGGLNKEMAVTVKGSSEIIKKQVTIAASESPEIETMPWPLGMNETADSLHADCAAVDSKPSIGIAIKDENSPITNVELKRKDGSMNNEPQLQKSGKKASNPAKQVGTENGHQNSPVLPSYMAATESAKAKLRLQGSPRSGQDGDDKSNLSRRQSFPSPANSKLSSHSPRTQRLVHSGKVENKRDRSALSSRDGNAKATQVEWRR; translated from the exons ATGGGAAAATCTCCCGGAAAATGGATTAAGACTGTGCTTTTTGGAAAGAAACCTTCCAAATCTAGTTATCCTAAAGGAAGGGAG AAGGTTGCCAATGACAGCCAGGTATTGGTTGCAGCCAGGGCATCAGAAAGTGATTTGGCTGTGGCTCCTCCCTTCTCTTCACAGCTCAATCCTCATACTACTGAGAGAGATGAAAGGAGATTAGAATTGGAGAACAAGGAAACTGCAAATATCTCACATGATGATGAGACATCACTGCCAATGAGTCAAGACATAGATTCTCAGAAGTTCACTCTTCAGGATTCACCTTCTAATCCTGAAAGGATAAAGCAAGAACAATCGGCGACCCTGGTGCAGGCTGCTTTTAGGGGTTACCTG GCTCGCCGAGCGTTCTGGGCACTCAAAGGGATTATAAGGCTGCAAGCACTTATTCGTGGCCACTTGGTTACGAGACAAGCTATCTCTACTTTGTGCTGTATGATGGGAATTGTCAAGTTACAAGCTCGCGTTCGTGGACATCTGGTCAGACATTCTGATTGTGTCCACGAATTGCAGAAAAAATGCAATCAAATAAACCTTCTG GAGAGCAAGCTTGTAGTTTCTCTTGGATTTAATATGCCCTCACACATTGGAAAGTTGTCAGCACATGCTTTTGTTCGTAAG CTCATTGCTTCATCACCAACTGTAATGCCTTTGCGCCTCCGTTATGATGTTGGGGAACCAAATTCTGTCTGGATCTGGTTAGAGCGTTGGTCAGCATCCTGCTTCTGGAAACCAGTTCCTCAACCAAAGAAAACCTCCAACACTAAATTCGAGAAGAAGCGGGTTAATGGTCAAACTGTTGAAATGGATACAGGTCGAGCAAAACGTAGTGTCCGCAGGATTCCTCCCGCAAATATGGATACGTCTGTTCAAGCAACCTCTGAATTTGATAAGCCCAAGTGTAACCCGAGGAAAATTTCCGGCCACCCAGCTGAGCCCGTGCAGGAAAACCCACAAaatgagcttgaaaaggttaaacGCAATTTGAGAAAGGTTCATAATCCTGTAGTAGAACATTCATTGCAGTCAGAGTTTGAATTTGAAAAGCTAAAGAGTTTGGAAAAGGTCTCAAGTACTCCGGACCTTGATATGGTAGAAGAGAGCCTGAATAGGTCAGCTGAGAAGACTAGCAAAGAGGCGGCCATGACAGCTAATAATTCAGCTAATAAAATGAAGAAAGAGACGGCGCTGACAGTAAATAGCTCAGTTGAGAAGAGGAAGAAAGAAATGGCAGTGGCAGTAAATAGCTCAACTGAGAAGATGAGTCGAGAGATGACAACTGTAAATATCTCAGCTGGGGGGCTGAACAAGGAGATGGCTGTGACAGTGAAAGGGTCATCCGAGATCATAAAGAAACAGGTTACCATAGCAGCTTCAGAATCACCCGAGATTGAAACTATGCCGTGGCCATTAGGGATGAATGAGACAGCGGATTCATTGCATGCTGATTGTGCTGCTGTTGACTCAAAGCCTTCGATAGGTATAGCTATTAAAGATGAGAATTCTCCCATAACAAATGTGGAGTTAAAGAGGAAGGACGGATCCATGAATAATGAGCCGCAGCTCCAGAAGTCCGGCAAGAAAGCTTCTAATCCTGCAAAACAAGTTGGCACAGAAAATGGACATCAGAACAGTCCTGTACTGCCAAGCTACATGGCAGCTACTGAATCTGCCAAGGCTAAGCTGAGACTACAAGGCTCTCCTCGCTCTGGCCAGGATGGAGATGACAAAAGTAACCTCAGTCGTCGCCAGTCTTTCCCATCCCCAGCCAATAGTAAACTCAGCTCACATTCACCAAGGACACAGAGACTGGTTCATTCAGGGAAAGTGGAGAACAAAAGAGACAGATCCGCTTTATCATCCCGAGATGGAAATG CGAAAGCAACACAAGTGGAGTGGAGGAGGTGA
- the LOC107953528 gene encoding protein IQ-DOMAIN 31 isoform X3 has translation MGKSPGKWIKTVLFGKKPSKSSYPKGREKVANDSQVLVAARASESDLAVAPPFSSQLNPHTTERDERRLELENKETANISHDDETSLPMSQDIDSQKFTLQDSPSNPERIKQEQSATLVQAAFRGYLARRAFWALKGIIRLQALIRGHLVTRQAISTLCCMMGIVKLQARVRGHLVRHSDCVHELQKKCNQINLLLIASSPTVMPLRLRYDVGEPNSVWIWLERWSASCFWKPVPQPKKTSNTKFEKKRVNGQTVEMDTGRAKRSVRRIPPANMDTSVQATSEFDKPKCNPRKISGHPAEPVQENPQNELEKVKRNLRKVHNPVVEHSLQSEFEFEKLKSLEKVSSTPDLDMVEESLNRSAEKTSKEAAMTANNSANKMKKETALTVNSSVEKRKKEMAVAVNSSTEKMSREMTTVNISAGGLNKEMAVTVKGSSEIIKKQVTIAASESPEIETMPWPLGMNETADSLHADCAAVDSKPSIGIAIKDENSPITNVELKRKDGSMNNEPQLQKSGKKASNPAKQVGTENGHQNSPVLPSYMAATESAKAKLRLQGSPRSGQDGDDKSNLSRRQSFPSPANSKLSSHSPRTQRLVHSGKVENKRDRSALSSRDGNAKATQVEWRR, from the exons ATGGGAAAATCTCCCGGAAAATGGATTAAGACTGTGCTTTTTGGAAAGAAACCTTCCAAATCTAGTTATCCTAAAGGAAGGGAG AAGGTTGCCAATGACAGCCAGGTATTGGTTGCAGCCAGGGCATCAGAAAGTGATTTGGCTGTGGCTCCTCCCTTCTCTTCACAGCTCAATCCTCATACTACTGAGAGAGATGAAAGGAGATTAGAATTGGAGAACAAGGAAACTGCAAATATCTCACATGATGATGAGACATCACTGCCAATGAGTCAAGACATAGATTCTCAGAAGTTCACTCTTCAGGATTCACCTTCTAATCCTGAAAGGATAAAGCAAGAACAATCGGCGACCCTGGTGCAGGCTGCTTTTAGGGGTTACCTG GCTCGCCGAGCGTTCTGGGCACTCAAAGGGATTATAAGGCTGCAAGCACTTATTCGTGGCCACTTGGTTACGAGACAAGCTATCTCTACTTTGTGCTGTATGATGGGAATTGTCAAGTTACAAGCTCGCGTTCGTGGACATCTGGTCAGACATTCTGATTGTGTCCACGAATTGCAGAAAAAATGCAATCAAATAAACCTTCTG CTCATTGCTTCATCACCAACTGTAATGCCTTTGCGCCTCCGTTATGATGTTGGGGAACCAAATTCTGTCTGGATCTGGTTAGAGCGTTGGTCAGCATCCTGCTTCTGGAAACCAGTTCCTCAACCAAAGAAAACCTCCAACACTAAATTCGAGAAGAAGCGGGTTAATGGTCAAACTGTTGAAATGGATACAGGTCGAGCAAAACGTAGTGTCCGCAGGATTCCTCCCGCAAATATGGATACGTCTGTTCAAGCAACCTCTGAATTTGATAAGCCCAAGTGTAACCCGAGGAAAATTTCCGGCCACCCAGCTGAGCCCGTGCAGGAAAACCCACAAaatgagcttgaaaaggttaaacGCAATTTGAGAAAGGTTCATAATCCTGTAGTAGAACATTCATTGCAGTCAGAGTTTGAATTTGAAAAGCTAAAGAGTTTGGAAAAGGTCTCAAGTACTCCGGACCTTGATATGGTAGAAGAGAGCCTGAATAGGTCAGCTGAGAAGACTAGCAAAGAGGCGGCCATGACAGCTAATAATTCAGCTAATAAAATGAAGAAAGAGACGGCGCTGACAGTAAATAGCTCAGTTGAGAAGAGGAAGAAAGAAATGGCAGTGGCAGTAAATAGCTCAACTGAGAAGATGAGTCGAGAGATGACAACTGTAAATATCTCAGCTGGGGGGCTGAACAAGGAGATGGCTGTGACAGTGAAAGGGTCATCCGAGATCATAAAGAAACAGGTTACCATAGCAGCTTCAGAATCACCCGAGATTGAAACTATGCCGTGGCCATTAGGGATGAATGAGACAGCGGATTCATTGCATGCTGATTGTGCTGCTGTTGACTCAAAGCCTTCGATAGGTATAGCTATTAAAGATGAGAATTCTCCCATAACAAATGTGGAGTTAAAGAGGAAGGACGGATCCATGAATAATGAGCCGCAGCTCCAGAAGTCCGGCAAGAAAGCTTCTAATCCTGCAAAACAAGTTGGCACAGAAAATGGACATCAGAACAGTCCTGTACTGCCAAGCTACATGGCAGCTACTGAATCTGCCAAGGCTAAGCTGAGACTACAAGGCTCTCCTCGCTCTGGCCAGGATGGAGATGACAAAAGTAACCTCAGTCGTCGCCAGTCTTTCCCATCCCCAGCCAATAGTAAACTCAGCTCACATTCACCAAGGACACAGAGACTGGTTCATTCAGGGAAAGTGGAGAACAAAAGAGACAGATCCGCTTTATCATCCCGAGATGGAAATG CGAAAGCAACACAAGTGGAGTGGAGGAGGTGA
- the LOC107953528 gene encoding protein IQ-DOMAIN 31 isoform X2, which translates to MGKSPGKWIKTVLFGKKPSKSSYPKGREVANDSQVLVAARASESDLAVAPPFSSQLNPHTTERDERRLELENKETANISHDDETSLPMSQDIDSQKFTLQDSPSNPERIKQEQSATLVQAAFRGYLARRAFWALKGIIRLQALIRGHLVTRQAISTLCCMMGIVKLQARVRGHLVRHSDCVHELQKKCNQINLLESKLVVSLGFNMPSHIGKLSAHAFVRKLIASSPTVMPLRLRYDVGEPNSVWIWLERWSASCFWKPVPQPKKTSNTKFEKKRVNGQTVEMDTGRAKRSVRRIPPANMDTSVQATSEFDKPKCNPRKISGHPAEPVQENPQNELEKVKRNLRKVHNPVVEHSLQSEFEFEKLKSLEKVSSTPDLDMVEESLNRSAEKTSKEAAMTANNSANKMKKETALTVNSSVEKRKKEMAVAVNSSTEKMSREMTTVNISAGGLNKEMAVTVKGSSEIIKKQVTIAASESPEIETMPWPLGMNETADSLHADCAAVDSKPSIGIAIKDENSPITNVELKRKDGSMNNEPQLQKSGKKASNPAKQVGTENGHQNSPVLPSYMAATESAKAKLRLQGSPRSGQDGDDKSNLSRRQSFPSPANSKLSSHSPRTQRLVHSGKVENKRDRSALSSRDGNAKATQVEWRR; encoded by the exons ATGGGAAAATCTCCCGGAAAATGGATTAAGACTGTGCTTTTTGGAAAGAAACCTTCCAAATCTAGTTATCCTAAAGGAAGGGAG GTTGCCAATGACAGCCAGGTATTGGTTGCAGCCAGGGCATCAGAAAGTGATTTGGCTGTGGCTCCTCCCTTCTCTTCACAGCTCAATCCTCATACTACTGAGAGAGATGAAAGGAGATTAGAATTGGAGAACAAGGAAACTGCAAATATCTCACATGATGATGAGACATCACTGCCAATGAGTCAAGACATAGATTCTCAGAAGTTCACTCTTCAGGATTCACCTTCTAATCCTGAAAGGATAAAGCAAGAACAATCGGCGACCCTGGTGCAGGCTGCTTTTAGGGGTTACCTG GCTCGCCGAGCGTTCTGGGCACTCAAAGGGATTATAAGGCTGCAAGCACTTATTCGTGGCCACTTGGTTACGAGACAAGCTATCTCTACTTTGTGCTGTATGATGGGAATTGTCAAGTTACAAGCTCGCGTTCGTGGACATCTGGTCAGACATTCTGATTGTGTCCACGAATTGCAGAAAAAATGCAATCAAATAAACCTTCTG GAGAGCAAGCTTGTAGTTTCTCTTGGATTTAATATGCCCTCACACATTGGAAAGTTGTCAGCACATGCTTTTGTTCGTAAG CTCATTGCTTCATCACCAACTGTAATGCCTTTGCGCCTCCGTTATGATGTTGGGGAACCAAATTCTGTCTGGATCTGGTTAGAGCGTTGGTCAGCATCCTGCTTCTGGAAACCAGTTCCTCAACCAAAGAAAACCTCCAACACTAAATTCGAGAAGAAGCGGGTTAATGGTCAAACTGTTGAAATGGATACAGGTCGAGCAAAACGTAGTGTCCGCAGGATTCCTCCCGCAAATATGGATACGTCTGTTCAAGCAACCTCTGAATTTGATAAGCCCAAGTGTAACCCGAGGAAAATTTCCGGCCACCCAGCTGAGCCCGTGCAGGAAAACCCACAAaatgagcttgaaaaggttaaacGCAATTTGAGAAAGGTTCATAATCCTGTAGTAGAACATTCATTGCAGTCAGAGTTTGAATTTGAAAAGCTAAAGAGTTTGGAAAAGGTCTCAAGTACTCCGGACCTTGATATGGTAGAAGAGAGCCTGAATAGGTCAGCTGAGAAGACTAGCAAAGAGGCGGCCATGACAGCTAATAATTCAGCTAATAAAATGAAGAAAGAGACGGCGCTGACAGTAAATAGCTCAGTTGAGAAGAGGAAGAAAGAAATGGCAGTGGCAGTAAATAGCTCAACTGAGAAGATGAGTCGAGAGATGACAACTGTAAATATCTCAGCTGGGGGGCTGAACAAGGAGATGGCTGTGACAGTGAAAGGGTCATCCGAGATCATAAAGAAACAGGTTACCATAGCAGCTTCAGAATCACCCGAGATTGAAACTATGCCGTGGCCATTAGGGATGAATGAGACAGCGGATTCATTGCATGCTGATTGTGCTGCTGTTGACTCAAAGCCTTCGATAGGTATAGCTATTAAAGATGAGAATTCTCCCATAACAAATGTGGAGTTAAAGAGGAAGGACGGATCCATGAATAATGAGCCGCAGCTCCAGAAGTCCGGCAAGAAAGCTTCTAATCCTGCAAAACAAGTTGGCACAGAAAATGGACATCAGAACAGTCCTGTACTGCCAAGCTACATGGCAGCTACTGAATCTGCCAAGGCTAAGCTGAGACTACAAGGCTCTCCTCGCTCTGGCCAGGATGGAGATGACAAAAGTAACCTCAGTCGTCGCCAGTCTTTCCCATCCCCAGCCAATAGTAAACTCAGCTCACATTCACCAAGGACACAGAGACTGGTTCATTCAGGGAAAGTGGAGAACAAAAGAGACAGATCCGCTTTATCATCCCGAGATGGAAATG CGAAAGCAACACAAGTGGAGTGGAGGAGGTGA
- the LOC107953527 gene encoding peptidyl-prolyl cis-trans isomerase NIMA-interacting 4 yields the protein MGKDSKSKEAKGKGKQAGGGSDESASKGKGKAGKGDGLGTCTYVKARHILCEKQGKINEAYKKLQDGWLSNGDKVPPAEFAKVAQEYSECPSGKKGGDLGWFPRGKMAGPFQEVAFNTVIGATSAPFKSTHGYHIILCEGRKN from the exons ATGGGGAAGGACTCAAAATCAAAGGAAGCAAAGGGAAAGGGCAAACAAGCTGGAGGTGGAAGCGATGAAAGTGCTTCAAAGGGTAAAGGGAAAGCTGGGAAGGGAGATGGCCTTGGCACCTGCACTTACGTTAAAG CAAGGCACATCTTGTGCGAGAAGCAAGGGAAGATCAATGAAGCGTACAAGAAACTGCAAGATGGTTGGCTTAGCAACGGCGATAAGGTCCCACCAGCTGAATTTGCAAAG GTAGCTCAAGAATATTCTGAATGCCCTTCAGGGAAGAAAGGTGGAGATTTAGGATGGTTTCCGCGGGGTAAGATGGCTGGTCCGTTTCAGGAAGTTGCCTTTAACACAGTCATTGGAGCTACCAGTGCCCCTTTCAAATCTAC ACATGGATACCATATCATCCTATGTGAAGGGAGGAAGAATTGA
- the LOC107953526 gene encoding galactoside 2-alpha-L-fucosyltransferase isoform X2, whose product MKRLRRNPDESDPETTPDPDGEVSFSKDQHERKCGLSSMKMMGFFVVALMVVSVVFSVSVVLQDPPSDGVLESGKNVRFLDVMESSKEEQVLEVQPQKGPVDDDALSIEVRKDKLHGGLLAAGFDETSCVSRYQSVLYRKESQHKPSPYLISRLRNYEALHKRCGPYTESYNKTLEKLKTGHHLESTDCNYLVWISFSGLGNRILTLASAFLYALLTNRVLLVDPGTDMVDLFCEPFPEVSWFLPLDFPLKNQFDSFDQKSPHCYGRMLKNNSFANSSKSILAPFVYLHLVHDYDDQDKLFFCDEDQTSLQEVPWLIMKTDNYFVPSLFLIPTFEQQLSNLFPRKEAVFHLLGRYIFHPTNPVWGLITRYYQAYLAKADERIGIQIRVFDTGTGPFQHVLDQIIACTLKENLLPDISTEKPIINQSQKSKAVLVTSLSGGYFERLRDMYWEHPTVTGEVIGFYQPSHEEYQQTEKQFHNRKAWAEMYLLSLTDVLITSSWSTFGYVAQSLGGLKPWILYKPENWTAPDPPCGRVMSMEPCFHAPPFYDCKAKRGIDTGAVVPHVRHCEDMSWGLKLVDNESEL is encoded by the exons ATGAAGCGGTTAAGGAGAAACCCGGATGAGAGTGACCCGGAAACCACCCCGGATCCTGACGGAGAAGTCTCTTTTTCGAAAGATCAACACGAAAGGAAATGTGGGTTGAGTTCAATGAAGATGATGGGTTTCTTTGTGGTGGCTTTAATGGTTGTGTCAGTTGTTTTCTCAGTATCTGTAGTGCTTCAAGACCCACCAAGTGATGGGGTTTTGGAATCTGGTAAAAATGTTAGATTTCTTGATGTTATGGAATCTAGTAAGGAAGAGCAAGTTCTTGAAGTCCAACCCCAGAAAG GTCCAGTTGATGATGATGCCCTGTCTATTGAGGTGCGAAAAGATAAACTGCACGGTGGACTTCTTGCAGCTGGATTTGATGAAACATCTTGTGTCAGTAGGTACCAGTCGGTCTTATACCGCAAAGAATCGCAACATAAACCTTCACCTTATCTAATCTCGAGGTTACGGAATTATGAAGCTCTCCATAAACGATGTGGGCCATATACAGAATCATATAACAAAACCTTGGAAAAGCTCAAGACCGGGCATCACCTTGAATCTACAGATTGTAATTATTTAGTATGGATTTCCTTTAGCGGATTAGGAAATAGGATACTGACCCTAGCCTCAGCATTTCTCTATGCTCTCCTTACAAATCGTGTTCTACTCGTTGACCCTGGAACTGATATGGTTGATCTTTTTTGCGAACCATTTCCGGAGGTCTCCTGGTTTCTCCCTCTGGATTTCCCCCTTAAAAATCAATTCGACAGCTTTGATCAGAAATCTCCTCATTGTTATGGAAGAATGCTGAAGAACAACTCTTTTGCTAATTCAAGCAAATCGATATTGGCACCTTTTGTATATCTCCATCTGGTTCATGATTACGATGACCAGGATAAGCTTTTTTTCTGCGATGAAGACCAAACTTCTCTCCAGGAAGTACCGTGGTTGATCATGAAAACAGATAACTACTTTGTCCCATCTCTCTTCTTGATCCCGACTTTCGAGCAGCAACTGAGTAATCTCTTCCCGAGAAAAGAAGCAGTTTTCCACTTATTGGGTCGGTATATCTTCCACCCGACGAATCCAGTTTGGGGACTCATAACCCGATACTATCAAGCTTATTTAGCTAAAGCAGATGAAAGGATAGGCATCCAGATCAGGGTCTTTGACACTGGGACCGGTCCATTCCAACATGTTTTGGATCAGATCATTGCTTGTACCTTGAAGGAGAATCTACTGCCGGATATCAGCACGGAAAAGCCAATAATCAATCAATCTCAGAAGTCTAAAGCTGTGCTGGTTACATCTTTGAGTGGAGGTTACTTTGAGAGATTAAGGGACATGTACTGGGAACATCCAACCGTGACAGGGGAGGTCATCGGTTTTTACCAACCGAGCCACGAAGAGTATCAGCAAACAGAGAAGCAGTTTCACAATAGGAAAGCATGGGCCGAAATGTATTTATTGAGCTTGACAGATGTGCTGATCACAAGCTCATGGTCAACTTTCGGTTATGTTGCTCAAAGCCTTGGAGGATTGAAGCCGTGGATTCTGTACAAGCCGGAGAACTGGACGGCCCCAGATCCACCTTGTGGTAGAGTCATGTCAATGGAGCCATGTTTCCATGCCCCACCCTTTTATGACTGTAAAGCCAAAAGAGGCATTGACACAGGTGCAGTTGTTCCTCATGTAAGACACTGTGAGGACATGAGTTGGGGTCTTAAGCTTGTTGACAATGAGAGTGAGTTATAA
- the LOC107953526 gene encoding galactoside 2-alpha-L-fucosyltransferase isoform X1 codes for MKRLRRNPDESDPETTPDPDGEVSFSKDQHERKCGLSSMKMMGFFVVALMVVSVVFSVSVVLQDPPSDGVLESGKNVRFLDVMESSKEEQVLEVQPQKVVGPVDDDALSIEVRKDKLHGGLLAAGFDETSCVSRYQSVLYRKESQHKPSPYLISRLRNYEALHKRCGPYTESYNKTLEKLKTGHHLESTDCNYLVWISFSGLGNRILTLASAFLYALLTNRVLLVDPGTDMVDLFCEPFPEVSWFLPLDFPLKNQFDSFDQKSPHCYGRMLKNNSFANSSKSILAPFVYLHLVHDYDDQDKLFFCDEDQTSLQEVPWLIMKTDNYFVPSLFLIPTFEQQLSNLFPRKEAVFHLLGRYIFHPTNPVWGLITRYYQAYLAKADERIGIQIRVFDTGTGPFQHVLDQIIACTLKENLLPDISTEKPIINQSQKSKAVLVTSLSGGYFERLRDMYWEHPTVTGEVIGFYQPSHEEYQQTEKQFHNRKAWAEMYLLSLTDVLITSSWSTFGYVAQSLGGLKPWILYKPENWTAPDPPCGRVMSMEPCFHAPPFYDCKAKRGIDTGAVVPHVRHCEDMSWGLKLVDNESEL; via the exons ATGAAGCGGTTAAGGAGAAACCCGGATGAGAGTGACCCGGAAACCACCCCGGATCCTGACGGAGAAGTCTCTTTTTCGAAAGATCAACACGAAAGGAAATGTGGGTTGAGTTCAATGAAGATGATGGGTTTCTTTGTGGTGGCTTTAATGGTTGTGTCAGTTGTTTTCTCAGTATCTGTAGTGCTTCAAGACCCACCAAGTGATGGGGTTTTGGAATCTGGTAAAAATGTTAGATTTCTTGATGTTATGGAATCTAGTAAGGAAGAGCAAGTTCTTGAAGTCCAACCCCAGAAAG TTGTAGGTCCAGTTGATGATGATGCCCTGTCTATTGAGGTGCGAAAAGATAAACTGCACGGTGGACTTCTTGCAGCTGGATTTGATGAAACATCTTGTGTCAGTAGGTACCAGTCGGTCTTATACCGCAAAGAATCGCAACATAAACCTTCACCTTATCTAATCTCGAGGTTACGGAATTATGAAGCTCTCCATAAACGATGTGGGCCATATACAGAATCATATAACAAAACCTTGGAAAAGCTCAAGACCGGGCATCACCTTGAATCTACAGATTGTAATTATTTAGTATGGATTTCCTTTAGCGGATTAGGAAATAGGATACTGACCCTAGCCTCAGCATTTCTCTATGCTCTCCTTACAAATCGTGTTCTACTCGTTGACCCTGGAACTGATATGGTTGATCTTTTTTGCGAACCATTTCCGGAGGTCTCCTGGTTTCTCCCTCTGGATTTCCCCCTTAAAAATCAATTCGACAGCTTTGATCAGAAATCTCCTCATTGTTATGGAAGAATGCTGAAGAACAACTCTTTTGCTAATTCAAGCAAATCGATATTGGCACCTTTTGTATATCTCCATCTGGTTCATGATTACGATGACCAGGATAAGCTTTTTTTCTGCGATGAAGACCAAACTTCTCTCCAGGAAGTACCGTGGTTGATCATGAAAACAGATAACTACTTTGTCCCATCTCTCTTCTTGATCCCGACTTTCGAGCAGCAACTGAGTAATCTCTTCCCGAGAAAAGAAGCAGTTTTCCACTTATTGGGTCGGTATATCTTCCACCCGACGAATCCAGTTTGGGGACTCATAACCCGATACTATCAAGCTTATTTAGCTAAAGCAGATGAAAGGATAGGCATCCAGATCAGGGTCTTTGACACTGGGACCGGTCCATTCCAACATGTTTTGGATCAGATCATTGCTTGTACCTTGAAGGAGAATCTACTGCCGGATATCAGCACGGAAAAGCCAATAATCAATCAATCTCAGAAGTCTAAAGCTGTGCTGGTTACATCTTTGAGTGGAGGTTACTTTGAGAGATTAAGGGACATGTACTGGGAACATCCAACCGTGACAGGGGAGGTCATCGGTTTTTACCAACCGAGCCACGAAGAGTATCAGCAAACAGAGAAGCAGTTTCACAATAGGAAAGCATGGGCCGAAATGTATTTATTGAGCTTGACAGATGTGCTGATCACAAGCTCATGGTCAACTTTCGGTTATGTTGCTCAAAGCCTTGGAGGATTGAAGCCGTGGATTCTGTACAAGCCGGAGAACTGGACGGCCCCAGATCCACCTTGTGGTAGAGTCATGTCAATGGAGCCATGTTTCCATGCCCCACCCTTTTATGACTGTAAAGCCAAAAGAGGCATTGACACAGGTGCAGTTGTTCCTCATGTAAGACACTGTGAGGACATGAGTTGGGGTCTTAAGCTTGTTGACAATGAGAGTGAGTTATAA
- the LOC107953525 gene encoding ribulose-phosphate 3-epimerase, chloroplastic, which produces MSTASSLCSSTQINGFGGGLGVLRTHVSQPKTLSFTRRRISTVVKATSRVDKFSKSDIIVSPSILSANFAKLGEQVKAVEVAGCDWIHVDVMDGRFVPNITIGPLVVDALRPVTDLPLDVHLMIVEPEQRVPDFIKAGADIVSVHCEQSSTIHLHRTLNQIKGLGAKAGVVLNPATPLTTIEYVLDVVDLVLIMSVNPGFGGQSFIESQVKKISELRRMCAEKGVNPWIEVDGGVGPKNAYKVIEAGANALVAGSAVFGAKDYAEAIRGIKTSKRPEAVAV; this is translated from the exons ATGTCAACTGCTTCTTCATTGTGTTCATCAACTCAGATTAATGGCTTTGGAGGGGGACTTGGGGTTCTAAGAACCCATGTTTCTCAACCCAAGACACTTTCTTTTACAAg AAGGAGAATTTCTACGGTAGTGAAGGCAACATCTCGAGTTGATAAATTCTCAAAAAGCGATATCATTGTTTCTCCATCTATTCTCTCTGCTAATTTCGCAAAGTTGGGGGAGCAG gtgaaagcagtagaagttgctGGCTGTGATTGGATCCATGTTGATGTAATGGATGGCCGATTTGTTCCAAACATTACAATTGGGCCTCTTGTGGTTGATGCTTTACGACCTGTGACGGATCTTCCGCTGGATGTGCATTTG ATGATTGTGGAACCTGAGCAACGAGTTCCAGATTTCATCAAGGCTGGAGCAGATATAGTCAGTGTTCACTGTGAACAATCTTCAACCATCCATTTGCATCGGACGCTTAATCAA ATAAAAGGTCTGGGTGCTAAAGCTGGAGTAGTCCTAAATCCGGCAACCCCACTTACTACGATAGAATATGTACTAGATG TGGTTGATCTAGTCTTGATTATGTCGGTCAACCCCGGCTTTGGTGGGCAGAGCTTTATTGAGAGTCAAGTGAAGAAAATCTCGGAGTTGAGAAGAATGTGTGCGGAGAAG GGAGTAAACCCATGGATTGAAGTGGATGGTGGAGTTGGTCCTAAAAATGCATATAAG GTAATTGAGGCTGGAGCTAACGCATTAGTTGCTGGTTCAGCTGTGTTTGGAGCCAAAGACTACGCGGAAG